In Gaiella occulta, the following are encoded in one genomic region:
- a CDS encoding ABC transporter permease yields the protein MTEIPGNPTLLPAEASPSRGRVADTLRRHPSLIFGGVLAGLFVLVGIVGLVLLATPALHPLYLQQNLNTSLTPPGSSGYPLGSDQLGRDVLWRIVAGTGVSLGIAAVVTILSITVGGLVGIVAGFYRGKADVVLSGIVDITWGFPIILLAIILAGVFAPGLTPVVLGIALINWAGFARIIRGEVLSLRERDFIRAGRAIGMSNRSIIRRHVIPNLVPATLVMASYYVAITIIAEAGLSFIGVGIQPPTPSLGQMIADGQNYWSNARWLVIEPGLALVLIVLGLNALGDGLRDLLDPRLRTRE from the coding sequence ATGACCGAGATCCCCGGCAACCCCACCCTGCTCCCCGCCGAGGCCAGTCCATCGCGCGGTCGCGTCGCCGACACGCTCCGGCGGCACCCATCACTCATCTTCGGCGGTGTCCTTGCCGGCCTCTTCGTCCTCGTCGGCATCGTCGGCCTCGTATTGCTCGCCACCCCCGCGCTACACCCGCTCTACCTCCAGCAAAACCTCAACACGAGCCTCACCCCGCCCGGATCAAGTGGATACCCGCTCGGCTCGGACCAGCTCGGACGCGACGTCCTCTGGCGCATCGTGGCTGGCACCGGCGTCTCTCTCGGGATCGCCGCCGTGGTGACGATCCTCTCGATCACCGTCGGAGGTCTCGTCGGGATCGTCGCAGGGTTCTACCGGGGCAAAGCCGACGTCGTCCTGAGCGGCATCGTAGACATCACCTGGGGCTTCCCGATCATCCTGCTCGCCATCATCCTCGCCGGAGTGTTCGCCCCCGGGCTCACCCCCGTCGTGCTCGGCATCGCCCTGATCAACTGGGCGGGCTTCGCCCGGATCATCCGCGGCGAGGTGCTCTCCCTGCGCGAGCGCGACTTCATCCGCGCCGGACGCGCGATCGGCATGTCGAACCGTTCCATCATCCGGCGGCACGTGATCCCGAACCTCGTACCCGCCACGCTTGTGATGGCGTCCTACTACGTCGCGATCACGATCATCGCCGAAGCAGGCCTCTCGTTCATCGGCGTCGGGATCCAGCCGCCCACCCCGAGCCTCGGCCAGATGATCGCCGACGGCCAGAACTACTGGTCGAACGCGCGCTGGCTCGTGATCGAGCCGGGCCTTGCGCTCGTCCTGATCGTGCTCGGCCTCAACGCGCTCGGCGACGGTCTGCGCGACCTCCTCGACCCTCGGCTACGCACCCGCGAGTGA
- a CDS encoding ABC transporter permease — translation MTAYIVRRAIYALVAMFVASVIIFYGLRVAPGAPDSTLFNPFASQEAKQALREKLGLNDPLPLQYVHFLRDLVHGNLGDSIKSGQPIPTLLAQYGKNSILLVASAAFLTYALSIPLGILAATYRGRWPDHLTMVLASVGMGVPNFLLGLLLSLIVGLELGWLPISGSGGWQYLALPAITLAAEGVAVSLRLMRSSVLEQLDQDYVRALRARGLRGHTIIWRRVARNALLPIISLSGIQIGALIGYTAIVEIIFRYPGLGQLLVSAVLQRDYPVALWLSLLLTGSVILINFIANIGYALADPRIRVSGDTSGG, via the coding sequence ATGACCGCATACATCGTCCGCCGTGCGATCTACGCGCTCGTTGCGATGTTCGTCGCCTCCGTCATCATCTTCTACGGGCTCCGGGTCGCGCCCGGAGCCCCGGACAGCACGCTCTTCAACCCGTTCGCCTCGCAAGAGGCCAAGCAGGCGCTGCGCGAGAAGCTCGGGCTGAACGACCCGCTCCCGCTCCAATACGTGCACTTCCTGCGCGATCTCGTGCACGGCAACCTGGGAGACTCGATCAAGAGCGGGCAGCCCATTCCGACCCTGCTCGCCCAGTACGGCAAGAACAGCATCCTGCTCGTCGCGAGCGCCGCCTTCCTCACCTATGCGCTTTCTATCCCCCTTGGCATCCTCGCCGCGACCTACCGTGGCCGCTGGCCCGATCATCTCACAATGGTGTTGGCGAGCGTCGGCATGGGCGTCCCCAACTTCCTGCTTGGGCTCCTGCTCTCCCTCATTGTCGGCCTGGAGCTGGGTTGGCTGCCGATCTCCGGCTCCGGCGGTTGGCAGTATCTCGCCCTGCCGGCGATCACTCTTGCCGCGGAGGGCGTCGCGGTCAGCCTCCGGTTGATGCGCTCGTCGGTGCTTGAGCAGCTCGACCAGGACTACGTACGCGCCCTTCGGGCACGCGGCCTGCGAGGCCACACGATCATCTGGAGGCGCGTCGCCCGCAACGCGCTGCTGCCGATCATCTCGCTCTCCGGCATCCAGATCGGGGCGCTGATCGGGTACACCGCGATCGTCGAGATCATCTTCCGCTACCCAGGTCTCGGCCAGCTGCTCGTCTCGGCGGTGCTCCAGCGCGACTACCCCGTCGCGTTGTGGCTCTCACTACTTCTCACCGGGTCGGTGATTCTCATCAACTTCATCGCCAACATCGGCTACGCGCTCGCTGACCCGCGCATTCGGGTCTCGGGCGACACGAGCGGCGGATGA
- a CDS encoding ABC transporter substrate-binding protein — protein MAREGDRIDQLVDQYLSDGLDRREFFKRASALGLSLGFAGTLLAGLDRGSVAHAATRRSAAVVGGTLREGYDRDVSRMDPVNTTWWDPGLYPATHETLVATSPKGQFQPMLAKSWAVSKNGLEWMFTLRKGLKFQSGAVVTAAAVAAAMKTFADPKSGVNAGFWKPVKSIKAVGADKVKVTLSHPYADFPFVLNNGYSAIFNAPTRTKLGDKYGVTRTDGTGPFQLKELVPGSHAAVTRWDGYPGPGSPFVKNKGKAYLDGIRWEVLLEPAKRANELEAGNVDTLRNPAPQDVLRLKRNKNISVIELREPSLYLLGLNFKQTKLGFDDVRVRQAISYAIDRNAIVKTVFFGKATPAYTLVPSSYPYYVKAVEKYGAFDTAKANQLLDAAGWNRSGGGVRSKNGQKLSFKIIIENDKFEQLIAQAVQQMLKDVGVDMQFTVLGSDYFSKFAAPGGPTGYMIKNLWTNMMDASILFAGSANAVPACCNASNASIPALDKAFDDWQKAANVGQLRGAAARAQLITAQQLPFIPIVTPFVIWAHSKKVVGWVPNEANLYPYYNDVYLQK, from the coding sequence GTGGCTCGAGAGGGTGACCGCATCGACCAGCTCGTCGACCAGTACCTGTCGGACGGGCTCGACAGACGAGAGTTCTTCAAGCGCGCGAGCGCGCTGGGGCTCTCGCTCGGCTTCGCAGGCACACTTCTGGCCGGCCTCGACCGTGGATCGGTCGCGCACGCCGCGACGCGGCGGAGCGCCGCCGTCGTGGGTGGCACCCTGCGTGAGGGGTACGATCGCGACGTGAGCCGGATGGACCCGGTCAACACGACCTGGTGGGATCCTGGCCTCTACCCCGCCACCCACGAGACGCTCGTTGCCACCTCGCCCAAGGGGCAGTTCCAGCCGATGCTCGCGAAGAGCTGGGCGGTCAGCAAGAACGGGCTCGAGTGGATGTTCACGCTCCGGAAGGGTCTGAAGTTCCAGAGCGGCGCCGTCGTGACCGCCGCGGCCGTCGCCGCCGCGATGAAGACATTCGCCGACCCTAAGAGCGGCGTCAACGCGGGCTTCTGGAAGCCGGTCAAGAGCATCAAGGCCGTCGGCGCGGACAAGGTGAAGGTGACGCTCTCGCATCCCTACGCCGACTTCCCATTCGTCCTCAACAACGGCTACTCGGCGATCTTCAACGCCCCAACTCGCACCAAGCTCGGCGACAAGTACGGCGTCACCCGCACCGACGGCACTGGCCCGTTCCAACTGAAGGAGCTCGTCCCCGGAAGCCACGCGGCGGTGACGCGCTGGGACGGGTACCCCGGCCCCGGCTCGCCGTTCGTGAAGAACAAGGGCAAGGCCTATCTCGACGGCATCCGCTGGGAGGTCTTGCTCGAGCCCGCGAAGCGCGCCAACGAGCTCGAGGCGGGCAATGTCGACACGCTCCGCAACCCTGCCCCGCAGGACGTCCTGCGCCTCAAGCGCAACAAGAACATCAGCGTGATCGAGCTACGCGAGCCGTCGCTCTACCTACTCGGTCTCAACTTCAAACAGACGAAGCTCGGCTTCGACGACGTCCGTGTCCGGCAGGCGATCTCGTATGCGATCGACCGCAACGCAATCGTCAAGACCGTCTTCTTCGGCAAGGCGACCCCGGCCTATACGCTCGTGCCCTCGAGCTACCCTTACTACGTCAAGGCAGTCGAGAAGTACGGCGCATTCGACACGGCCAAGGCCAACCAGCTCCTCGACGCGGCCGGCTGGAACCGCAGCGGTGGCGGTGTCCGCTCGAAGAACGGCCAGAAGCTCTCGTTCAAGATCATCATCGAGAACGACAAGTTCGAGCAGCTGATCGCGCAGGCTGTCCAGCAGATGCTGAAGGACGTCGGCGTCGACATGCAATTCACAGTGCTCGGCTCCGACTACTTCTCGAAGTTCGCCGCGCCGGGTGGGCCGACCGGCTACATGATCAAGAACCTCTGGACGAACATGATGGACGCGTCGATCCTGTTCGCCGGCTCGGCGAACGCGGTGCCAGCGTGCTGCAACGCCTCGAATGCGAGCATCCCTGCTCTCGACAAGGCGTTCGACGACTGGCAGAAGGCCGCGAACGTCGGGCAGCTGAGAGGCGCCGCCGCGCGTGCCCAGCTGATCACCGCCCAGCAGCTCCCCTTCATCCCGATCGTCACGCCGTTCGTCATCTGGGCCCACTCGAAGAAGGTCGTGGGCTGGGTTCCGAACGAGGCGAACCTCTACCCCTACTACAACGACGTCTACCTCCAGAAGTAG
- a CDS encoding LacI family DNA-binding transcriptional regulator: MNDKKPPASTDSRPARLADVAAAAGVGPSVVSRILNEDPLLSVRPETRERVQAAARELDYRPNFLARGLRSARTMTIALVVPNLTHPVNAAIIHGANAAATERGYASLVVDASEFFASGQAFTNLLREHRVDGVLVAGASDDATSRDLLDDLMRLRFPFVLANRRLPGIEPYVVLDDAAGMELAVDHLVGLGHRRVALISGPATADTAVRRLEGFRRGMRKAGRRIAREHVVESTVEEEGGFRAMEALLGLARRPTAVAVWSLGAAVGALAAARRTGLTMPRDLSVVAFHDAPIAAYLDPPLTTVQMALGRMAEESVGLLLDQINGEQVSSRVIDVPPVLVLRDSTSTPAGGA; this comes from the coding sequence GTGAACGACAAGAAACCACCCGCCTCCACCGACTCACGTCCCGCCCGGCTGGCGGACGTCGCTGCGGCGGCCGGTGTTGGCCCCTCGGTCGTATCGCGCATCCTGAACGAGGATCCACTCCTGTCGGTGCGCCCCGAGACCCGGGAGCGTGTGCAGGCGGCGGCCCGCGAGCTCGATTACCGCCCGAACTTCCTTGCACGCGGTCTCCGCTCGGCCCGCACGATGACGATCGCGCTGGTCGTGCCGAACCTGACGCACCCGGTCAACGCGGCGATCATCCATGGAGCGAACGCCGCGGCGACGGAGCGCGGCTACGCGAGCCTGGTCGTGGACGCGAGCGAGTTCTTTGCCTCCGGACAGGCGTTCACGAACCTCCTCCGCGAGCATCGAGTCGACGGCGTCCTCGTCGCCGGCGCCTCGGACGACGCAACGTCCCGCGACCTGCTGGACGACCTGATGCGCCTGCGCTTCCCATTCGTGCTCGCGAACCGGCGACTTCCCGGCATCGAGCCCTACGTGGTGCTCGACGACGCGGCCGGCATGGAGCTCGCGGTTGACCATCTCGTCGGTCTCGGCCACCGCCGCGTTGCGCTGATTAGCGGGCCCGCGACCGCCGACACCGCGGTCCGTCGACTCGAGGGCTTCCGCCGTGGAATGCGGAAAGCCGGGCGCCGCATAGCGCGGGAGCACGTCGTCGAGAGCACCGTCGAGGAGGAGGGCGGCTTCCGTGCGATGGAGGCACTCCTCGGTCTGGCGCGACGGCCGACGGCCGTGGCGGTGTGGAGCCTCGGGGCCGCGGTCGGGGCACTCGCGGCAGCGCGCCGGACGGGGCTGACCATGCCCCGCGATCTCTCGGTCGTCGCATTCCACGACGCGCCCATCGCAGCCTACCTCGACCCGCCGCTCACCACGGTGCAGATGGCCCTCGGCCGGATGGCCGAGGAGTCGGTCGGTCTGCTCCTCGACCAGATCAACGGCGAGCAAGTCTCCAGCAGGGTGATCGACGTGCCGCCGGTCCTCGTGCTGCGCGACTCGACCAGCACACCCGCTGGCGGCGCTTGA
- a CDS encoding MBL fold metallo-hydrolase produces the protein MRLTNDVYLVGGGDYGFNLTHRLDCHTYLIDGGGELALVDAGFGPGTDEILDLVRADGFDPTDISKIFVTHYHADHAGGSAAMKRATGAQVCAGVEAAPTMRAADADQIGLAWAQSFGFYPADYVLEPVDVDIEFSDGERFAVGELEIEAIATPGHCQGHYCMRLFGRDRVYLFASDAVFWGGAIILQNVRDSNLQQYAESCNKIANLEWEGLLPGHHVISLRNGHRHAEAAASDFNRIGLPRDLLR, from the coding sequence ATGAGGCTCACGAATGACGTCTACCTCGTCGGCGGTGGCGACTACGGGTTCAACCTCACCCACCGACTCGACTGCCACACCTACCTGATCGACGGAGGTGGTGAGCTCGCGCTCGTCGACGCAGGGTTCGGCCCTGGCACCGACGAGATCCTCGACCTGGTTCGCGCCGACGGCTTCGACCCGACAGACATCTCGAAGATCTTCGTGACCCACTATCACGCGGACCACGCCGGCGGCTCGGCAGCGATGAAGCGCGCAACGGGAGCGCAGGTCTGCGCCGGGGTCGAGGCCGCCCCGACGATGCGGGCCGCCGACGCCGACCAGATCGGGCTCGCCTGGGCGCAGAGCTTCGGGTTCTACCCCGCCGACTACGTGCTCGAGCCGGTCGACGTCGACATCGAGTTCTCCGACGGAGAGCGCTTCGCGGTCGGTGAACTCGAGATCGAAGCAATCGCGACGCCGGGCCACTGCCAGGGTCACTACTGCATGCGCCTGTTCGGCCGAGACCGGGTCTACCTGTTCGCCTCCGACGCCGTGTTCTGGGGCGGCGCGATCATCCTGCAGAACGTGCGGGACTCGAATCTCCAGCAGTACGCGGAGTCCTGCAACAAGATCGCGAACCTCGAGTGGGAGGGTCTCCTTCCGGGACACCACGTAATCTCGTTGCGCAACGGCCACCGGCACGCGGAGGCGGCCGCCAGCGACTTCAACCGCATCGGCCTGCCCCGCGACCTGCTGCGGTGA
- a CDS encoding SDR family NAD(P)-dependent oxidoreductase: MDTQRHAGRTVLVTGGGSGIGRATALRFADEGAAGVVIVDRLQDRLDAVAAELSQRGTKVGTVCCDLYEISDADRAVHEAGEHFGRIDVVISNAAAWTAESFLDMKDESWLKVIGVNLTAGYVIGQRAARAMVASGRGGAIQYTASISSLGGSPMFSHYNAAKAGLANLVKTMSLELVGYGIRVNAVSPGPTDTQQSVDVVGLELMDKWRREGFPVAPMGRLGSAEDMAAAHSFLASDDASYVTGVNLVVDGGLTAHAYSVPES; this comes from the coding sequence ATGGACACACAGCGACATGCAGGCCGCACAGTCCTCGTGACGGGCGGAGGAAGCGGAATCGGCCGGGCGACGGCGCTTCGCTTCGCCGATGAGGGTGCCGCGGGTGTGGTCATCGTCGACCGGCTCCAGGACCGGCTCGACGCTGTCGCGGCCGAGCTCTCTCAGCGCGGCACGAAGGTTGGGACGGTCTGCTGCGATCTCTACGAGATCAGTGATGCAGACCGCGCGGTGCACGAGGCGGGCGAGCATTTCGGCCGGATCGACGTCGTCATCTCGAACGCCGCCGCCTGGACGGCGGAGTCGTTCCTCGACATGAAGGACGAGTCCTGGCTCAAGGTGATCGGCGTCAACCTGACGGCCGGGTACGTGATCGGCCAGCGAGCGGCGCGCGCGATGGTTGCGAGCGGGCGCGGCGGGGCGATCCAGTACACCGCGTCCATCTCGTCCCTCGGCGGCTCCCCGATGTTCTCGCACTACAACGCGGCCAAGGCCGGCCTCGCCAACCTTGTCAAGACGATGTCGCTCGAGTTGGTCGGGTACGGCATCCGCGTGAACGCGGTCAGCCCTGGCCCGACAGACACACAGCAGTCCGTAGACGTCGTCGGATTGGAGCTCATGGACAAGTGGCGCCGCGAGGGATTCCCCGTCGCCCCCATGGGACGACTCGGATCGGCCGAGGACATGGCCGCCGCGCACTCGTTCCTCGCCTCCGACGACGCGTCGTACGTGACGGGTGTGAACCTCGTCGTCGACGGCGGGCTCACCGCCCACGCCTACTCGGTGCCGGAGTCCTGA
- a CDS encoding thiamine pyrophosphate-dependent dehydrogenase E1 component subunit alpha, translating into MEPLLAYRHVRLIRRFEERLVGLKTDGLILGSMHLCNGQEAIPVGACACLEQRDALTVTYRGHGWAIARGLPLAQLFAELQGRASELSGGLGGSPYFCSARHGFLGENSIVGAGVPIAMGAALASYFDGSGSVSLVAIGDGALNQGAVHEGLNMAGTMRLPLVVVVENNVYSELTPVRDMIPTATLVERAPMYGMAPATIDGNDVDAVESAVRQAVERARSGGGPSLIEAHTERLVGHYDLDPQHYRPAGEIEDAMTREPVGRLRSVIGDAEADRIDDEVEQELDAAVAASHNVPFPTTESVTEHLYA; encoded by the coding sequence ATGGAACCTCTTCTCGCCTACCGTCATGTGCGTCTGATCCGCCGCTTCGAGGAGCGGCTCGTCGGGCTGAAGACCGACGGGTTGATCCTGGGCTCGATGCACCTCTGCAACGGCCAGGAGGCGATTCCGGTCGGCGCCTGCGCCTGTCTCGAGCAGCGTGATGCGCTCACGGTCACCTATCGTGGCCACGGCTGGGCGATCGCCAGGGGCCTGCCGCTTGCGCAGCTGTTCGCCGAGCTGCAGGGTCGGGCGTCCGAGCTCTCCGGCGGCCTCGGCGGATCCCCGTACTTCTGCTCGGCCCGTCACGGGTTCCTCGGCGAGAACTCGATCGTGGGAGCCGGGGTTCCGATCGCGATGGGCGCGGCGCTGGCGTCGTACTTCGACGGGTCTGGGTCGGTCAGCCTGGTCGCGATCGGCGACGGCGCACTCAACCAGGGCGCGGTGCACGAAGGGCTGAACATGGCCGGAACCATGCGCCTCCCTCTCGTCGTGGTCGTCGAGAACAACGTCTACTCCGAGCTGACGCCCGTGCGGGACATGATCCCAACGGCGACGCTCGTCGAGCGCGCACCGATGTACGGCATGGCGCCCGCCACGATCGACGGGAACGACGTGGACGCCGTCGAGAGCGCGGTGCGCCAGGCAGTGGAACGCGCTCGCAGCGGCGGCGGGCCGTCGCTGATCGAGGCGCACACCGAGCGCCTCGTCGGCCATTACGACCTCGATCCGCAGCACTACCGCCCCGCTGGTGAGATCGAGGACGCGATGACGCGGGAACCGGTCGGGCGTCTGCGCAGCGTCATCGGTGACGCCGAGGCCGACCGCATCGACGACGAGGTCGAGCAGGAGCTCGACGCGGCGGTCGCCGCATCCCACAACGTCCCGTTCCCCACCACCGAATCGGTGACCGAGCACCTCTACGCCTGA
- a CDS encoding alpha-ketoacid dehydrogenase subunit beta — MQTLPETRELTYMQAVTEAQRWALETYPEAIVFGEDIGLPGGPYGSTKGLRKAFGERVFDTPISESAILGGAIGAAMRGRRPIVEIMFADFFLVALDQLVNQAANVRFLSRGEFTAPITVRSQQGFTPGSCAQHSQSLEAIFAHTPGLRIGLPADAERAYTMLRAAIASDDPVIVVESRALYQQKREVRLGGPVEAVGGARVVREGSDVTIVSWSRMVGEALTAADRLAERGIRAEVVDLCWLSPLDMGTVLDSVRRTSRLVIAHEANLTGGFGAEIAARVVTDGFDLLDAPIGRVGAPDIRVPASPALQQALMPNSESIVAAVDRLASF; from the coding sequence ATGCAGACGCTGCCCGAGACGCGTGAGCTGACCTACATGCAGGCCGTGACCGAGGCCCAGCGCTGGGCGCTCGAGACCTATCCCGAGGCGATCGTGTTCGGCGAGGACATCGGGCTGCCGGGCGGCCCCTACGGCTCCACGAAGGGGTTGCGCAAGGCATTTGGCGAGCGCGTGTTCGACACCCCGATCTCCGAGTCCGCCATCCTCGGCGGTGCGATCGGCGCGGCGATGCGCGGGCGCCGGCCGATCGTCGAGATCATGTTCGCAGACTTCTTCCTCGTCGCCCTCGACCAGCTCGTGAACCAGGCGGCAAACGTGCGGTTCCTGTCTCGCGGCGAGTTCACCGCGCCGATCACCGTTCGCTCCCAGCAGGGCTTCACACCGGGATCCTGCGCGCAGCACTCGCAGTCGCTCGAGGCGATCTTCGCGCACACCCCGGGCCTGCGGATCGGTCTGCCAGCCGACGCGGAGCGGGCCTACACGATGCTCCGCGCCGCGATTGCCTCCGACGATCCCGTGATCGTGGTCGAGAGCCGCGCGCTGTACCAACAGAAGCGCGAGGTCAGGCTCGGCGGCCCCGTGGAAGCGGTCGGCGGCGCGCGTGTCGTTCGGGAGGGAAGCGATGTCACCATCGTCTCCTGGTCGCGAATGGTCGGCGAGGCGCTCACGGCGGCCGATCGGCTCGCCGAGCGCGGGATTCGCGCCGAGGTCGTCGACCTCTGCTGGCTCTCGCCGCTCGACATGGGCACCGTGCTCGATTCCGTGCGTCGGACGAGCCGCCTGGTCATCGCCCACGAGGCGAATCTGACCGGCGGGTTCGGTGCCGAGATCGCCGCCCGGGTGGTCACCGACGGGTTCGACCTGCTCGACGCGCCGATCGGGCGGGTCGGTGCGCCCGACATCCGCGTGCCGGCCTCTCCTGCTCTCCAGCAGGCGCTCATGCCCAACTCCGAATCGATCGTCGCCGCCGTCGACCGGCTGGCGTCGTTCTAG
- a CDS encoding ABC transporter ATP-binding protein, giving the protein MALLEVADLRTWFRTRRGVVRAVDGVSLTVERGRTLGIVGESGCGKSVTALSLVRLLPPSASIASGTVTFDGRDVATLGRRELEDLRGHDIGMIFQDPMTSLNPTNTVGAQIVETLRRHEDVGRADAIRRARELLEEVQIARAADRLDDYPHQFSGGMRQRVMIAIAISCRPKLLIADEPTTALDVTVQGQILELLDDLRQAHNMAMLLITHDMGVIADVAHDVVVMYAGQVVEQAPTLELFDHPEHPYTEALLRALPRVDSSEARRGRLEAIAGRPPVLIDPPPGCRFAPRCPHVALDACASEPQALRAIRPGHLVRTSHPTSERRPAHVA; this is encoded by the coding sequence GTGGCGCTGCTCGAGGTTGCCGACCTGCGCACCTGGTTTCGGACGCGGCGCGGTGTCGTCCGTGCCGTTGACGGCGTCAGTCTCACCGTCGAGCGCGGTCGGACGCTCGGGATCGTGGGGGAGTCGGGGTGCGGGAAGTCTGTGACCGCCCTCTCACTGGTCCGCCTGCTTCCCCCGTCTGCGTCGATCGCATCAGGGACGGTCACGTTCGACGGCCGCGACGTCGCGACGCTCGGCCGGCGTGAGCTCGAGGATCTGCGCGGCCACGACATCGGGATGATCTTCCAGGACCCCATGACCTCGCTCAACCCGACAAACACCGTCGGAGCGCAGATCGTCGAGACGCTTCGTCGCCACGAGGATGTCGGGCGTGCCGACGCCATCCGTCGCGCCCGCGAGCTGCTCGAGGAGGTGCAGATCGCGCGTGCGGCTGACCGGTTGGACGACTACCCCCACCAGTTCTCCGGTGGGATGCGCCAGCGCGTGATGATCGCGATCGCGATCTCGTGCCGACCGAAGCTGCTGATCGCCGACGAGCCGACGACAGCACTCGACGTGACGGTGCAGGGGCAGATTCTCGAGCTGCTCGACGATCTCCGTCAGGCTCACAACATGGCCATGCTGCTGATCACGCACGACATGGGGGTGATCGCGGACGTCGCGCACGACGTCGTCGTGATGTACGCCGGGCAGGTCGTCGAGCAGGCGCCGACCCTCGAGCTCTTCGACCACCCCGAGCATCCCTACACCGAGGCGCTGCTGCGCGCGCTGCCGCGCGTCGACTCCTCAGAGGCGCGGAGAGGGCGGCTGGAGGCGATCGCCGGCCGGCCGCCGGTGCTGATCGATCCGCCACCCGGCTGCCGCTTTGCGCCGCGCTGCCCGCATGTCGCGCTCGACGCGTGCGCGAGCGAGCCCCAGGCTCTGCGCGCGATTCGGCCCGGGCACCTCGTCCGCACGTCCCATCCGACTAGCGAGCGGCGCCCCGCTCACGTGGCATGA
- a CDS encoding ABC transporter ATP-binding protein: protein MTGPAEPLLSVRGLRKVYPARGGLSGRAAPPVIAVNDVSFDVLPGETLGIVGESGSGKSTTAYCVLRLVEPTAGVVLFHGVDITGLSQARLRGIRSDMQIVFQDPYSSFDPRMRVGTVIAEPLRVHGIGDRSARAKRVAELLELVGLESSAADRYPHEFSGGQRQRVGIARALALEPKLVVCDEPVSALDVSVQAQILNLLKDIQDELGLTYLFISHDLAVIRTVSDRIAVMNDGSIVELAAADNLFESPTDAYTRRLLSAIPVPDPREMQSRRRAPEAGL from the coding sequence ATGACGGGGCCTGCAGAGCCGCTACTCTCCGTCCGCGGCCTACGCAAGGTCTACCCGGCGCGGGGGGGACTGAGCGGCCGTGCGGCACCGCCAGTCATTGCGGTCAACGACGTCAGCTTCGACGTGCTCCCGGGCGAGACGCTCGGAATCGTGGGAGAGTCCGGGTCGGGGAAGTCCACGACCGCCTACTGCGTGCTGCGCCTCGTCGAGCCGACCGCTGGTGTCGTGCTGTTCCATGGCGTCGACATCACCGGCCTCTCCCAGGCGAGACTGCGCGGGATCCGCAGCGACATGCAGATCGTCTTTCAGGATCCGTACTCCTCTTTCGACCCGCGCATGCGCGTCGGCACTGTCATCGCCGAGCCGCTGCGAGTGCACGGGATTGGCGACCGCTCCGCCCGTGCCAAACGCGTCGCAGAGCTGCTCGAACTCGTGGGGCTGGAGTCATCGGCCGCCGACCGCTACCCACACGAGTTCTCTGGCGGCCAGCGCCAGCGCGTCGGGATCGCCCGGGCGCTCGCGCTCGAGCCCAAGCTCGTCGTCTGTGACGAGCCGGTCTCGGCCCTCGACGTGTCCGTCCAAGCACAGATCCTCAACCTTCTCAAGGATATCCAGGACGAGCTCGGTCTCACCTATCTGTTCATCAGCCACGACCTTGCCGTGATCCGCACTGTCAGCGATCGGATCGCGGTCATGAATGACGGATCCATCGTCGAGCTCGCTGCAGCCGATAACCTCTTCGAGAGCCCAACGGATGCGTATACCCGCAGGCTCCTGTCGGCGATCCCGGTTCCCGACCCTCGCGAGATGCAGAGTCGACGTCGCGCACCGGAGGCTGGGCTGTGA